The following coding sequences are from one Granulicella sp. L56 window:
- a CDS encoding endo-alpha-N-acetylgalactosaminidase family protein, translated as MNRRNLIKDAARLAGSSAVSRAVQPIWGIASVTTCTFEATAQAEQKRKRQAPAKFVTLSTPELKVMFDSKDGLPYSYEFNGQRLWGEDEGQPARAIVCRLDPREYRTVPAQLISMKEDNYALVCEFRVDFGGKTVSTFSLHCAIAGASLVVTMESVKEQTGFELIELALPQLMCVREEDGPAWMAEGRGGGSFVKLEDAKAFRFPDNEYFGRISTELPVGMVGRSGIGCLMEVCAFHDGTETEIKGTTGHRHATLGCVMTHRVHGGRCYNMNDGGPPICGNSKTLNLIVGQTPKTRFDFFSCKEQPQPWLTGAKIMRARMPSAPTQYFSDKFLYIVAGKRKIDTQPRTTFAQSETLVRDIALLTDNAPQIAFISGFAYDGQDTGFPSEDKINASLGTDAELQALIRTGKRFNANVTLNVNYDDAYKSSPLFDDAFIARRPDGKIWKSRAWDGEDSYVVGMAKYMEGGWGSKRIAFTNDHFKISDAILIDAMSWFAVRNDWDPQKPASGYKNLVDGKYKILEQFRERGVAVTSEQLRYPFIGKLSVSMDGPGISNCPFGGEAVPMLSMIYRGAAIWGTGGGAIHPQREIFWNTRSALWFQADTDRTKMTDFYYLIALPFSKLHLLSVEAYESTDSSRRLLLEQGSQITMDITSQAYSAEWKGMEIAKNDATFCPIDENRIAFYTRSARQLRYPIPSAWNPTEITARTLSLQGRSTFKIRLANGMIVVDAEAKQPVIVYASERAIPPEHGITSPISS; from the coding sequence ATGAATCGCAGGAATTTGATCAAGGATGCCGCACGACTGGCTGGAAGCAGCGCGGTCTCTAGGGCGGTACAGCCTATTTGGGGCATAGCTTCCGTAACCACATGTACTTTTGAAGCAACTGCTCAGGCAGAGCAGAAGCGCAAGAGGCAGGCCCCTGCTAAGTTCGTTACGTTGAGCACTCCAGAACTTAAAGTGATGTTCGACTCGAAAGATGGACTCCCTTACTCGTACGAGTTCAATGGACAACGGCTTTGGGGAGAGGATGAAGGACAGCCCGCGCGGGCCATTGTATGTCGGCTAGACCCTCGTGAGTACCGGACTGTACCGGCTCAATTAATTTCGATGAAGGAGGATAATTACGCTCTAGTTTGCGAGTTTAGGGTGGATTTCGGCGGTAAGACAGTGTCAACATTTTCCTTGCACTGTGCCATTGCTGGAGCGTCTCTCGTTGTAACGATGGAGTCGGTGAAAGAACAAACGGGTTTCGAACTGATCGAACTGGCACTACCTCAGTTAATGTGTGTCCGCGAAGAGGATGGCCCTGCATGGATGGCGGAAGGCCGGGGAGGCGGTTCATTCGTAAAGCTAGAAGATGCAAAGGCTTTTCGTTTTCCTGATAACGAGTACTTTGGTCGGATTAGCACTGAATTGCCGGTCGGTATGGTGGGAAGATCCGGCATTGGGTGCCTAATGGAGGTATGTGCCTTTCATGATGGTACCGAAACTGAAATAAAGGGAACTACAGGCCATCGGCACGCCACATTAGGTTGTGTCATGACCCACCGCGTACATGGCGGTCGCTGCTACAACATGAATGACGGTGGGCCACCTATTTGCGGAAACAGTAAAACGCTAAATTTGATTGTTGGACAGACGCCGAAAACGCGCTTCGATTTCTTCTCATGTAAAGAACAGCCGCAGCCATGGTTGACGGGGGCGAAAATTATGCGGGCTCGCATGCCAAGCGCGCCGACACAATATTTTTCCGATAAGTTTCTCTACATAGTTGCGGGAAAAAGGAAGATCGATACTCAGCCGAGAACGACATTCGCGCAGAGCGAAACGTTAGTGCGTGACATAGCCCTGTTGACCGACAATGCTCCACAAATCGCCTTCATTAGCGGGTTCGCCTACGATGGACAAGACACTGGCTTTCCGTCAGAGGACAAGATTAACGCCAGCCTGGGAACGGATGCAGAGCTTCAGGCGCTGATTCGTACAGGGAAACGCTTTAATGCCAACGTGACGCTAAACGTTAATTATGACGATGCATACAAGAGTAGTCCTCTGTTCGATGATGCATTCATCGCTCGCAGGCCTGATGGCAAGATATGGAAGAGTAGAGCCTGGGATGGAGAAGATTCTTACGTCGTTGGCATGGCCAAATACATGGAAGGTGGGTGGGGGAGTAAGCGGATTGCCTTTACCAACGATCACTTTAAGATCAGCGATGCAATTCTGATCGATGCAATGTCCTGGTTTGCGGTTCGTAATGACTGGGATCCTCAAAAACCTGCAAGCGGATATAAAAATCTCGTAGACGGCAAGTATAAAATCTTGGAACAGTTTCGCGAACGTGGGGTTGCCGTGACCTCAGAGCAATTGCGATACCCCTTCATCGGAAAGTTGTCTGTATCGATGGATGGTCCGGGGATAAGCAATTGTCCATTTGGTGGCGAGGCGGTGCCAATGCTATCGATGATCTATCGGGGTGCGGCTATATGGGGCACGGGAGGAGGGGCGATCCATCCTCAACGTGAGATCTTTTGGAATACGCGATCCGCTCTGTGGTTCCAGGCAGATACTGACCGTACGAAGATGACGGACTTTTATTATCTTATTGCGCTTCCTTTCAGCAAGCTGCATTTGTTATCTGTGGAGGCTTATGAGAGTACGGACTCGTCACGTCGCTTACTGCTGGAGCAGGGCTCGCAAATAACTATGGACATTACCAGTCAGGCTTATTCGGCAGAGTGGAAAGGGATGGAGATTGCAAAGAATGATGCTACCTTCTGCCCTATCGACGAAAATCGTATCGCCTTTTATACGCGCAGTGCACGTCAACTGCGCTACCCAATCCCTTCTGCTTGGAATCCAACCGAAATAACCGCGCGAACTTTGAGCTTACAGGGCCGCTCCACGTTCAAGATTCGATTAGCAAATGGAATGATTGTGGTGGATGCGGAGGCAAAGCAGCCTGTTATCGTCTACGCAAGCGAGCGTGCAATTCCTCCCGAACACGGCATAACCTCGCCAATCAGTAGCTAA
- a CDS encoding glycosyl hydrolase, which translates to MTTTRRDVLAFLASSPLLFRSQIAVGKVLGAMPDPIVTDLAEAFVSPPDSARPYVLWMWMGSNISKEGITRDLEAMKEAGIGGATIFSLADTLTPWAGVILKSPTPEIITFTEPWWMMVRHAATECRRLGLELILHNCAGYESSGGPWVTPDMSMQEVVWSEHRVEGGKHITKTLPRAVVDPHPHAQFPTVYIPSLGKDGIPVVEARRNYYRDIAVVAIPSEGTPTRDKIIDLTESMSSAGELTWDAPAGNWSIYRFGHTTTGAMIQPAQWGAMGLECDKMSVEAVTFHCKHVLDDIKRHVGDLIGNPGLSTFYFDSYEAGNPTWTPKMREEFKARRGYDLLTFLPVMAGRTLVSEPETARFKQDFKRTVMDLYRDCYWKTPRSIAHEYGLEFVAEPYEGPWDTTEVVKYLDHANMEFWTHNNKYSPVANRSVNDTAHALGQRIVGAEAFTTAPELASWQANPAWLKPIGDAAFCDGVNRFNVHHFVQQPWGPKYKPGNAMGQWGIHLGRYQTWWEPGKAWFTYLWRCQTLLQTGSFIPASTQTSASFTLQQGSLDLKSIHRLRGKEHIYFVANIGNSGGSAQLTFPVTGLQPELWDAVWGTMRDIQTIQSSGFTRFNLDFAPAQSFFIIFRKPHSDVKAVRNSPALSLVTELTGSWNVQFDPTWGGPASIEFASLADWSMHAEKGIRFYSGTAIYAKTFNLRHVDRSRKLWLDLGSVKDIATVTINGKKLGVIWTSPWRIDISSVAIPGENKIEIAVTNGWANRLIGDEQEPPDIIWEMGDPVLKGGYFMKELPHWFLKNETRPSKERYTFTTWNYFHRKDALLAPSGLLGPVKLMLQT; encoded by the coding sequence ATGACGACAACGCGCAGAGACGTACTTGCATTCTTGGCCAGTTCACCGCTACTGTTTCGCTCGCAAATTGCTGTTGGCAAGGTGCTAGGTGCCATGCCAGATCCCATAGTCACTGATCTTGCCGAGGCATTTGTATCACCCCCCGATTCAGCTCGCCCTTATGTTCTCTGGATGTGGATGGGCAGCAACATTAGTAAAGAGGGCATCACCCGAGATTTAGAGGCTATGAAAGAGGCTGGTATAGGGGGCGCAACTATCTTCAGTCTTGCCGATACCCTTACTCCTTGGGCAGGCGTGATCCTTAAAAGCCCTACACCCGAGATCATAACTTTTACCGAACCTTGGTGGATGATGGTGCGTCATGCGGCTACCGAATGCCGCCGCCTTGGGCTTGAACTCATTCTTCACAACTGCGCAGGCTACGAGAGCAGTGGAGGTCCATGGGTTACGCCCGATATGTCCATGCAGGAGGTCGTCTGGTCTGAGCATCGTGTCGAAGGTGGTAAGCATATCACGAAGACCCTACCTCGTGCAGTGGTAGATCCCCACCCGCATGCGCAGTTTCCCACAGTTTATATTCCCTCACTCGGTAAAGATGGAATTCCGGTTGTTGAGGCGCGCCGCAACTATTACCGCGACATCGCAGTGGTTGCTATTCCTTCCGAAGGTACGCCTACAAGAGACAAGATTATTGATCTGACTGAAAGCATGAGTTCCGCCGGCGAGCTTACATGGGACGCCCCCGCCGGCAACTGGTCCATCTATCGCTTTGGCCATACTACGACGGGCGCCATGATCCAACCAGCTCAGTGGGGAGCCATGGGGTTGGAATGCGACAAGATGAGCGTTGAAGCAGTCACGTTCCACTGTAAACATGTTCTTGATGACATAAAGAGACACGTGGGCGATCTAATCGGCAACCCTGGCCTCAGCACCTTCTATTTTGATAGCTACGAGGCAGGCAATCCCACTTGGACTCCAAAGATGCGAGAAGAATTCAAGGCTCGTCGTGGATACGATCTTTTGACTTTTCTCCCTGTAATGGCGGGCCGTACCCTGGTCAGCGAACCCGAAACTGCACGCTTCAAACAGGACTTCAAACGTACCGTAATGGATCTGTACCGTGACTGTTATTGGAAGACTCCGCGTTCTATCGCTCATGAGTATGGACTGGAATTTGTAGCAGAGCCCTATGAAGGTCCGTGGGACACCACTGAGGTTGTGAAGTATCTCGACCATGCAAATATGGAATTCTGGACTCACAACAACAAGTATTCGCCCGTTGCAAACCGGTCGGTAAACGACACCGCTCATGCGCTTGGTCAACGCATTGTAGGAGCCGAAGCATTTACGACCGCTCCAGAACTAGCATCGTGGCAGGCGAATCCTGCTTGGCTCAAACCCATTGGCGATGCCGCCTTCTGTGATGGCGTCAACCGCTTTAATGTTCACCATTTTGTCCAGCAACCGTGGGGGCCGAAGTACAAACCGGGCAACGCCATGGGGCAGTGGGGTATCCACCTGGGGCGCTATCAGACATGGTGGGAACCGGGTAAAGCGTGGTTTACCTATCTCTGGCGGTGCCAGACGCTGCTCCAGACCGGCAGCTTTATCCCTGCTTCAACTCAGACCAGCGCCAGTTTTACCTTGCAGCAAGGAAGCCTCGATCTGAAAAGCATCCATCGTCTTCGCGGCAAGGAACATATCTATTTTGTGGCTAACATCGGCAACTCTGGCGGCAGCGCTCAGCTAACTTTTCCTGTCACAGGTCTTCAGCCTGAGCTTTGGGACGCCGTGTGGGGTACCATGCGCGATATCCAGACTATCCAGTCGAGCGGCTTCACCAGGTTTAATCTCGATTTTGCCCCGGCACAGAGTTTTTTTATTATTTTCCGCAAACCCCACAGTGATGTGAAGGCTGTTCGTAACTCACCAGCTCTTTCTCTGGTAACTGAACTCACCGGTAGCTGGAACGTTCAGTTCGATCCTACATGGGGGGGGCCTGCCTCTATTGAGTTTGCTTCACTTGCCGATTGGTCTATGCATGCCGAGAAAGGGATTAGATTCTACTCCGGCACAGCCATCTATGCTAAAACTTTCAATCTTCGTCATGTCGACAGAAGTAGAAAGTTATGGCTCGATCTAGGGTCGGTCAAGGATATAGCTACCGTAACAATCAATGGCAAAAAACTCGGGGTTATCTGGACATCGCCTTGGCGTATCGACATTTCCTCTGTTGCGATTCCAGGCGAAAACAAGATCGAGATTGCGGTCACCAATGGTTGGGCGAATCGTCTCATCGGGGATGAGCAGGAGCCCCCGGATATCATCTGGGAGATGGGCGATCCCGTCCTCAAGGGAGGCTACTTCATGAAAGAGTTGCCTCACTGGTTTCTCAAGAACGAGACTCGTCCCTCCAAGGAGCGCTACACCTTCACGACATGGAATTACTTCCATAGGAAAGACGCGCTTCTTGCGCCCTCAGGTCTTCTCGGTCCAGTGAAACTCATGCTCCAAACTTAA
- a CDS encoding DDE-type integrase/transposase/recombinase, with the protein MKPERPRLSALILEIRRPFAEKQLPAPNYRTVVRRAKTLDLRLATAKRRGSRKARELLDPLSVSTMQPEHPMNLLQIDHTPGDVIVVDRQKRLPIGRPWLTLAIDVRTRMVAGFHVSLSSPATISLSLALSHAVLPKDSWLADRELQTLDWPVHGLPRTIHVDNDKEFHAEALLRGCQEFGIRLEHRPPGRPHFGGHIERLIGTMMGA; encoded by the coding sequence TTGAAACCGGAGCGCCCGCGGCTGTCGGCTCTTATCTTGGAGATCCGGCGCCCGTTCGCGGAGAAGCAATTGCCAGCCCCGAACTACCGCACGGTGGTACGCCGCGCCAAAACTCTCGATCTTCGGCTGGCAACAGCAAAGCGCCGTGGCAGCAGGAAGGCCAGAGAACTGCTTGATCCCCTCTCGGTCTCAACCATGCAGCCCGAACACCCGATGAATCTGCTACAGATCGATCACACGCCTGGAGATGTCATCGTGGTTGATCGACAGAAACGGCTTCCGATCGGACGTCCTTGGCTCACTCTCGCGATCGATGTCAGAACAAGAATGGTAGCGGGCTTTCATGTCTCATTGTCGTCGCCCGCGACGATTTCTCTTTCGCTTGCTCTATCCCACGCGGTGCTCCCGAAGGACTCCTGGTTGGCTGACCGGGAACTTCAAACCCTTGATTGGCCTGTTCACGGCCTGCCGCGAACGATTCATGTCGACAATGACAAGGAGTTCCACGCCGAAGCGCTGCTGCGTGGTTGTCAGGAATTTGGCATCCGGCTTGAGCACCGTCCGCCCGGTAGACCACACTTCGGAGGACATATCGAAAGACTGATTGGCACGATGATGGGAGCATGA
- a CDS encoding alpha-L-fucosidase — protein sequence MSGLSSTALRVNYDVLLITLCALLVLTHTSASAQSVNAPSSDLPAATTDQQWQKASSKYDAERATILEKVNRRSPDLPYTEDWATLSRVPLPEWYKDAKFGIFIHWGVYSVPAFGSEWYPRQMYINGSVENKHQVETYGPLDKFGYKDFIPMFKAEHFDPAAWAHLFHEAGAKYVVPVFEHHDGFAMYDSSLSDWTAVKMGPHRDLDGDLAKAIRAEGMHLGASSHRIEHDWFLDGGRKIVSDVNDSKYAAFYGPAHTRLNRDNDDMLQDFTYASPAYLNDWLARSAEIVDKYHPDLIWFDWWIGQPSVRPYLARFAAYYYNESSKRGSVGVINYKFHAMDEGSGSLDIERGQLEDIQSRHWQTDSSISNRSWGYIEHDTFKSPEFIIDQLADIVSKNGNLLMNIGPRSDGTIPLEVQQVLLSVGGWLKINGEAIYGTRPWKVYGEGPTKVAAGSFHDTETKGYTPADFRFTSKGAVVYAIELAWPTNREAIIHSFGSATLGAGTHIQSVSLLGSISQITFEQKTDGLYLHLPATSPTHYASSFRITTSGTGAMR from the coding sequence ATGTCCGGATTAAGTTCCACTGCACTTCGCGTCAATTATGACGTATTGCTCATAACGCTGTGTGCATTGCTTGTTCTTACGCATACTTCGGCCAGCGCTCAGTCGGTGAATGCACCTAGTAGTGATCTTCCAGCCGCAACAACTGATCAGCAATGGCAGAAGGCCAGCAGCAAATATGACGCTGAGCGTGCGACGATCCTTGAAAAAGTAAATCGGCGAAGCCCAGACCTTCCCTACACCGAGGATTGGGCGACGCTCTCCAGAGTGCCGTTGCCGGAGTGGTATAAGGATGCCAAATTTGGGATATTTATTCATTGGGGCGTCTATTCGGTTCCTGCTTTTGGAAGTGAGTGGTATCCGCGCCAGATGTATATAAATGGTTCAGTCGAGAATAAGCATCAGGTGGAGACTTATGGGCCGCTAGACAAGTTCGGCTACAAGGACTTCATTCCGATGTTCAAAGCCGAGCATTTTGATCCAGCGGCGTGGGCACATTTGTTTCACGAAGCTGGCGCCAAATATGTTGTTCCTGTCTTTGAGCACCATGACGGCTTCGCTATGTACGACAGCAGCCTGTCGGATTGGACGGCTGTAAAAATGGGGCCACATCGAGATCTGGATGGCGATTTAGCCAAGGCCATCCGGGCCGAAGGTATGCACCTTGGTGCATCGTCACACCGCATCGAACACGACTGGTTTTTAGATGGCGGACGCAAGATAGTGTCAGATGTCAACGATTCCAAATACGCAGCATTTTACGGCCCCGCCCATACTCGCTTGAACAGAGATAACGACGATATGCTTCAGGACTTTACCTATGCCAGCCCTGCATATCTGAATGACTGGCTTGCTCGTTCGGCGGAGATCGTCGACAAATATCATCCCGACCTCATATGGTTCGACTGGTGGATCGGTCAGCCTTCAGTACGTCCCTATTTGGCGCGTTTTGCGGCCTATTATTACAATGAATCAAGCAAGCGCGGCTCCGTCGGGGTGATCAACTACAAATTTCACGCTATGGATGAGGGCTCCGGCAGCCTCGATATTGAGCGTGGCCAATTGGAGGATATCCAAAGCCGTCATTGGCAGACCGATTCATCGATCAGCAATCGCTCATGGGGCTATATTGAGCACGATACGTTTAAGTCACCGGAATTTATCATTGATCAACTTGCCGATATCGTGAGCAAGAACGGAAATCTACTGATGAATATAGGACCGCGTTCGGATGGTACGATTCCGCTCGAAGTACAACAGGTACTACTCTCGGTTGGTGGGTGGCTGAAGATCAATGGCGAGGCAATCTACGGAACGCGCCCATGGAAAGTCTATGGAGAAGGTCCAACGAAGGTTGCCGCAGGTTCATTTCACGATACTGAGACGAAAGGTTACACACCGGCGGATTTTCGCTTCACCTCAAAAGGCGCTGTCGTTTATGCCATCGAATTGGCATGGCCCACTAACCGAGAAGCGATTATTCACTCTTTTGGTAGTGCAACGCTCGGCGCTGGAACTCACATTCAATCAGTATCACTGCTTGGATCAATTTCACAAATCACCTTTGAGCAAAAGACAGACGGATTGTACCTGCATCTTCCTGCGACCTCCCCCACACACTATGCATCTAGCTTCCGAATCACAACATCTGGTACGGGAGCAATGAGATAA
- a CDS encoding carboxypeptidase-like regulatory domain-containing protein translates to MRKRCKGFSVVAVSLFVLSSYSLPAQTTTGQITGTVQDSTGAAVSDANIKAINTDTQATRSAQSGSHGEYLLTLLPTGNYQVTISKEGFQSMTTGSIKLDVNQSITINPKLPVGTASITVEVQGQGELLNATSSTLGTVIGEQAVKDLPLNGRNFTQLLTLVPGATPVSTSQGANIGTDDGSTVAIPGSSFSNPAINGQQNRETLYLLDGVVNTDFRTTTYTVLPIIDGISEFKVQSHNDDPAFGSVLGGVVNLITKSGTNQFHGSAWEFIRNNAFNARNPFTDVNSDGSAKKVGAFHQNEFGGTIGGPVRIPKLYNGRDKTFFFFGYEGWRFSNPTASLYNVPTDAEISGNFTVSHSNTQIFDPTTTTFSSANQTYTRQQFANSMIPSGRINAQMQGYIQTYFDRPNLTGNPNFNEILNAPSTNNDNNYQGRLDQVVTEKDTVFFRWSNMFSFLNQPSTHKLSNTTDFGGLNIGAGITHVFSPKMVLNINGGRASRAFTFVNLSTVGLAALTQLGFQGIDQYGPVAVNLAAYGGSGLNSTALRRNSSWSVGGVLNWQLGRHSLSFGSTVIEQYRSQHGTGQNLNFDTAQTADPANLSTTGNAVASALLAYPSSANYQGQNTIKYGIPAYAIYAGDSWKVTPKLTMNFGLRYDRQNQPSFTAGMNNGFNFDTGNWEIGGGVLPPSCLAKPVAPCIPGASTDAAVNLAAIVGQDGSIAGSHIIVSPVASRAPASLNLQFGPRVGFAYMIQPSTVVHGGFGIVYDTLNGISQLLSNTVGEWPAKGSVSQTYNVLGTPLVTVTAAQASVGTPLTTGGPFNDSNYYYSPKFRPPYSEQFNLLVEHSFSKKTLLSAGYVGSVSRHLDYNSGGANSAVTPGPGTAAQVNARRPFPYMTNFHYDSSRGTGNYNSFQAKLEQRLANGLQALVSYTFSKSLDTGSGLFNAEDGPGTSMENYYDPGSNYGPSGYNIPQFLSISALYELPFGKGKPFLKSGVISYVLGDWQVNTLTQFRSGQSYSLGVNGDIANVGTGGNERPDQVGDPNLSHPTYKLAFNKSAFAAPASYTFGNVRKGSMRGQPYKNADVSLFKNFPFAESGNVEFRAEAFNVFNIINPGLPDGNFSDTNFGVINSIAGLPRQLQFALKLSF, encoded by the coding sequence ATGAGAAAAAGATGTAAGGGGTTTTCAGTCGTAGCTGTTTCTTTATTTGTACTGTCGAGCTATTCGTTACCTGCGCAGACGACCACCGGTCAAATTACCGGGACTGTTCAAGATTCAACAGGGGCAGCGGTTTCCGACGCGAATATCAAAGCCATAAACACTGATACCCAAGCTACTCGATCAGCACAGAGTGGTTCGCACGGTGAATATCTTTTGACATTGTTGCCGACGGGAAACTATCAGGTGACGATCTCTAAAGAGGGGTTTCAGTCGATGACTACGGGTTCCATCAAACTCGACGTCAATCAGAGCATCACCATTAATCCAAAGTTGCCAGTCGGAACCGCTTCGATAACGGTCGAAGTTCAGGGACAAGGGGAATTGTTGAACGCTACAAGTTCAACTCTGGGTACTGTGATCGGAGAGCAAGCAGTCAAAGATCTGCCGCTCAATGGCCGGAACTTCACCCAACTGCTGACCCTCGTGCCCGGTGCAACTCCAGTGAGCACAAGTCAGGGCGCTAACATCGGTACGGACGACGGCTCAACAGTTGCAATCCCTGGTAGTTCGTTCTCGAACCCGGCCATCAATGGACAGCAAAATAGGGAGACACTCTATCTTCTGGACGGTGTTGTCAACACTGACTTTCGAACTACTACCTACACTGTTTTGCCCATCATCGACGGAATTAGCGAATTCAAAGTCCAGTCTCATAACGACGATCCTGCGTTTGGATCGGTTCTGGGTGGTGTGGTGAACCTAATCACCAAGTCTGGCACCAACCAGTTTCACGGTAGTGCCTGGGAATTTATCCGTAACAATGCATTCAATGCACGTAACCCTTTTACTGACGTTAACTCGGATGGAAGCGCGAAAAAAGTCGGCGCATTTCATCAAAACGAATTTGGTGGAACAATTGGTGGTCCGGTTCGTATTCCGAAGCTTTATAACGGCAGGGACAAGACTTTCTTCTTCTTCGGCTATGAGGGATGGCGCTTTAGTAATCCAACGGCCAGCCTCTACAATGTGCCGACAGATGCTGAGATCAGTGGAAACTTCACTGTTTCTCACAGCAACACACAGATTTTCGATCCTACAACGACCACGTTCAGTTCAGCGAATCAGACTTATACTCGGCAACAGTTTGCAAACAGTATGATTCCTTCTGGCCGGATCAACGCGCAGATGCAGGGATACATACAAACATACTTCGATCGACCCAACCTTACGGGGAATCCAAATTTCAATGAGATTTTGAATGCCCCGTCAACTAATAATGATAACAACTACCAAGGCAGACTCGATCAGGTCGTGACCGAGAAGGACACCGTTTTCTTCCGCTGGAGCAACATGTTTAGTTTTCTCAACCAGCCTTCAACGCACAAACTAAGTAATACGACAGATTTTGGAGGGCTCAATATTGGAGCCGGTATCACGCATGTTTTTTCTCCCAAGATGGTATTGAACATTAACGGTGGCCGAGCAAGCCGAGCTTTCACCTTCGTCAACCTCTCAACGGTGGGCCTCGCTGCACTCACTCAATTGGGCTTTCAAGGCATCGATCAATACGGTCCCGTGGCGGTCAACCTTGCAGCTTACGGTGGATCCGGGCTGAACAGCACGGCGTTGCGGCGCAATTCATCATGGTCGGTTGGCGGTGTCCTCAACTGGCAATTAGGTAGACATAGCCTTAGCTTTGGGTCAACTGTGATTGAGCAATATCGGTCCCAGCATGGTACAGGCCAGAATCTGAACTTCGACACCGCTCAGACAGCAGATCCAGCGAATTTGTCTACGACGGGTAATGCAGTGGCTTCCGCATTGCTTGCTTATCCTAGCTCGGCTAACTATCAGGGCCAAAACACTATTAAATATGGGATCCCTGCGTACGCTATCTATGCAGGCGACTCTTGGAAAGTAACCCCCAAATTAACAATGAACTTTGGGTTGCGTTATGACAGACAGAACCAGCCCAGCTTTACTGCCGGAATGAATAATGGGTTCAATTTTGATACCGGTAACTGGGAGATAGGCGGCGGTGTTCTGCCTCCCTCGTGTCTTGCGAAACCGGTTGCTCCCTGCATTCCGGGAGCAAGTACCGATGCGGCTGTGAATCTGGCGGCAATCGTTGGCCAAGACGGTTCGATCGCCGGTAGCCATATCATTGTCTCGCCCGTAGCATCAAGAGCGCCAGCCTCTTTGAACCTGCAGTTCGGTCCGCGGGTTGGATTTGCATACATGATTCAGCCTTCTACCGTCGTTCACGGAGGTTTTGGAATTGTGTACGACACTCTAAATGGAATCAGCCAACTACTGTCTAATACGGTTGGGGAATGGCCAGCCAAGGGGTCGGTCTCCCAAACATACAACGTTTTAGGTACGCCTCTTGTCACAGTTACGGCGGCGCAGGCCTCAGTCGGGACCCCACTTACAACCGGCGGTCCTTTCAACGACAGCAATTACTATTACAGTCCCAAATTTCGTCCCCCTTACTCGGAGCAGTTCAATTTGTTGGTCGAACACTCCTTCTCCAAGAAAACACTTTTGTCAGCTGGCTATGTAGGCAGTGTGTCACGACATCTCGATTACAACTCCGGAGGTGCGAATTCCGCGGTGACGCCTGGCCCTGGAACTGCGGCGCAGGTCAACGCGCGCAGACCATTTCCATATATGACCAATTTCCACTATGACAGCTCGCGAGGAACAGGAAACTACAACTCGTTCCAGGCCAAGCTGGAGCAGCGACTTGCCAATGGACTACAAGCACTGGTCTCATATACCTTTTCCAAATCACTTGATACCGGCTCTGGGCTCTTCAACGCCGAAGATGGGCCAGGAACCTCTATGGAGAATTACTATGATCCCGGATCGAACTATGGACCGTCGGGATATAACATTCCTCAGTTCCTCTCCATATCTGCCCTCTACGAGTTACCGTTTGGCAAAGGAAAACCATTTCTGAAGTCAGGCGTCATCTCTTATGTATTGGGTGATTGGCAAGTGAATACGCTTACCCAGTTTAGGAGTGGTCAAAGCTACTCTCTAGGCGTTAATGGTGATATTGCTAATGTAGGAACAGGTGGAAATGAACGACCGGATCAGGTGGGCGATCCAAATCTAAGCCACCCTACGTACAAACTAGCGTTCAATAAATCCGCTTTCGCGGCTCCGGCGTCCTACACCTTCGGTAATGTCAGAAAAGGCAGTATGCGGGGTCAGCCTTATAAGAATGCGGATGTGTCTCTTTTCAAGAACTTTCCGTTTGCCGAGTCTGGAAACGTAGAGTTTCGCGCGGAGGCATTCAATGTCTTCAATATTATCAATCCCGGGCTTCCCGACGGAAACTTTAGTGATACGAACTTTGGAGTGATCAATAGCATTGCCGGCCTTCCGCGCCAACTTCAATTCGCGCTCAAGCTAAGCTTCTAA